The genome window TGACATTTGAGCTACCCACCCTCCCAGGGTAGAGCACCCTTTTCCAGACCCCCACTGTTTAAAGACTTCTTTCTGCTGCTAAACTTTGAGTGCATGTGGTGTCTTGGTCACCACTAGCCCAGGCAGCTGGTGCAGGGCAGGCCTCAGGCAGTCCTCAGCAAATGTAGTGGGACTTAACAGGTTCTGAGACCATCACTTCCCACGCTGGACAGCGCATGGGACACTCAGCTCCTGTGCCTCCTCCCAGGTCTTCCCTCCCTGGGCTGAGCATCCCCAGATCCCTGCACAGTTGACTGTGGCTTCTTCCCTCACATCTGCCTGGCTGGAAATGAGGGGTTCACTCCATTTGAGAGTGGTCCCTGGAGCAGTCTGCTGCAGTCATCTGCACCCTGGACAGGTCCTGCCATGACCTCTGCTGCCTGAATCACACACGGCATGAGCTCTCACTGCTCCTGAGTGGCTGCCTCCACTGACTTGTGAGCATTGCTATAGGTGTTCCCACAGGGCTCTGGGCTCCCCCAGGGAGGGTGCCTGCCGCCCACTCAGCATTTGAGGCTGGTCTCTGCTGACCCGCCACCCGAATATTCACAGTGTAAACCGTGGCTGATGGGTGTGCCCGTTAGCTGTGGCTTGCTGAGACTTGCTGCTTTCTGCCCTCCACGTGCTGGCCTTGACTGAAGGAGAAGCAAAAACACCTGCTTGGAAAGGAACAGTCTGATCAGGGCCCTGTGACCTTGGCTCTCCACCCCAGTCACTCCACGGTCCAGGGGCCGCAAGTCATTGGTGCGTCTTTGTTCACAGAGGTGGCGAGTGTGCACTCTCTTGTGATGAGAGGTGTCCAGACATTGAATGGGCTGTACCTAGAGAGCGAGTAGTGAGCTCCCCGTCAGGGGAGGTGCCCATACAGGCTGGTGACAGTATTACAAAGGTTGTGCATTCAGGCCAGATGGCATTTGGACAGAGGGAGGCAAGGTGGTTAAGTGTGTGAGCTTTGGAGTTGGAGTGAGTTTGGGGTTCAAATCCCGGCTTTGCTCCAtaccagctgtgggaccttgggcaagccacctTCTCTTTCCTGAGCTTCATATGGGCGACACCAGCAGGTGTGTGGGTGGTGCCAGACACAGGCTGGCCACTCCTCCAGGGCTGTGTTCATGAGACCACTTCTGAGGTCTCTACGTGCTCCAGACACCTCCCTTGATCCCCGACACCCTGGCCCATGCTTCTTCCACCTCCCtgcaggtggtggtggggaacTCCTCCTGGCCAGGTCCCCTCTCCCCAGGCACTGACTTGCTTTTTTTCAGCCCAGGTCTTGTACTTCACTCCCCCTCCACTCCATCCTAGGCCCCCCTCCGACTGCCCTGCCTCCCAAACACTCCTCAGAGTCTTCAGAACACAGGCCCGCGTCCCCAAAGGCCAACATAAAAGGCAAACACCATCAGGTCTCTTGTCACCATCTTTATTTCTGGCTTCCAGCTTGACAAAGTCAATGAAACAACTTATCCAATGACCCCTCCCCACAATCCACACCATATGCAGTGTTCTAGCCTGCTCTCCTATATATTATTAACTCTTTGATAACATATTTTAATACTTAACTTTAAATACAAGGGAAAACAATAAATTACTTGGCTGAGGGCTGACTGCTGGCCGTCAGACAAGAGTGGCTACTCTGGCCCTCTGACCTGTCCCCTGCCTCGGCCCCAGGACCCCAGTGAGGTAGCAGAAGTTTGCACACAGTACTTATTGCCAGGGATTCCTAATGCTCGCTGCTTTAGTGCTGGAGCCCCAAGTTTCCAGGCCCTTGGCTCCAAGTTCTGGCAGTAACAGTCCCTCCCTATCCCCAGTACAGACAAAAACACTTGTTTAAATAACACACAATAATAAATAAGGCCAAGAAGAAATGTGCCTGGGCTGCTGTCTGCCTCAGTTGCCCCGGTGTAAAGCAGGTGGCTCTTCCACTGGCTGTCTGACGAGGGTGGCACCCGTTGTAACGCTAGTTTGTTCTGAGGAGGGGGAGGTCAAGTGGGGCAATGTCCATCCTTGTCCACCCAGCTCAGAGCCCCAGATGGAGGAGGCCCACCAGCCTGAGCCCCGGGCACCAAGGCACAGGGCAGGTGGGACTGGCTGGGCTCAAGGCAGGCAGCACAGGCTCAGGTCTAAGCTAAGGAAACCTTACCCCCCTCCCTAACCCTCCTCCAGTCTCCCCAAGAAATTTCtgacatttgaaagaaaaataaatctgcaaCTTAGATGGTCAGGGTCTGCCTCTGCAAATAATAATGCTAGCTCTTCATGCTTCAGCTGAATTTTCCATAGTGAAAAATGATCCTTGAATGTTTGAGCAGGTCTTTTAAGAAGTGGGCCACTTCAATTTTGGTGTCTCGGATGTGCTCGCTGGAAACCTGCTGCAGGGCAAAGAGGCCAGCATGTTAGTGGAACGCCAGAACCAGGACGATCAGCATCTACCAGGGGCTTTCCAGGGACCGGCTGGTTCAATCCCCACAAAACCCCCCATGAGGTGAGTACTGTTAttacccacattttacagatgtggaactgAAACTCAGGTAGGAGTCAGGAGCCCTCAGGCCACGACTTGGAAATCCCAAAGGCACGTCCCTGCTTCCACAGTGGGCCCACCCCTTTGTGGACACATGCCTCAGATGCTCAGCCAGCTTCCCCTGAAGCTCCCAGGGTGAGCCCAGGCCTGGCAGAAGTGGGTGCAGGgtcggggtgggcaggggggcctTACCCCAGCTGAGGGCTTGTGAAGACAGAGTGCGCTCAGCATCCTTTGGGTCCTTTGGATGGCACTGCAGTTGGAGACGTTGATCAGGGCTTCCAGGGCTGAACAGTACTGTGGGGACGAAAACGCCGGGGGGTCAGGCAGCACATTCAGTGAgtctgcaggagggagggggctgggaggcctGGTGGAGGTGGGTCTGGGTGGTGGGGAGCCCAGATGATGAGGGGTAGAGATTGGCTCTTGAAGCCTGCCTGGAACCGCCAGCCGTGTGAGCAAGGCTCAGAAAAGACAAGCAGAGGGCTGCAGCCTCAGCCACCTCCCCCCAGTGCCCAGGGGTCCTCACCATGTTGGCTGTCAGGTTGACACTCCACACCATGCTGCCATTGCACAGAGGTGCCTGAGGGAGCAGAGCACAGTGAGCTGAGTGCTGGCAGGGTCCCAGACCTGCCCAGCCAGCCCAGGCCAAGTCTCTACAGGGATCAGGCCCCACAGGCATCCCCATATAGCAGGGGCAGGCCTGGGACCTTCAGTGTTCCTGAGCTTCAGTTCCTGCTCTGCACAGCAGGGGAGACCCGTTGTACAGGGTCTTGGAGCTGAGAGAGAAAAACTGAGTAACACAGCCAGTAAGGGACAAGCCTTGTGCAAAGCTTGCCGTAGCCAGGGCCTGGCCAGCAGGCACTCACCTTCTGGTTCTGGGTGATATTGACCAGCTCTTcaatgagctccttgagggctgtAGAGGGAGGCACAGGGCCCAGGGAGGCGAGGCCACCAAAGCAGGTGAGAGCAATGACCACAGTCAACCAGAGCGCCATGGAGCCTAGAGCCACAGGAAGAGTGAGAAGCAGACGCATAGGCTGGCCTAAGCTGAGTATCTTGTGGCCTTGGCCTCTTGTGGCAGCTTTTATAGGCCCAAGTGGTGATGCCTCACACCCTGGTCTCCGCTTTGTCGGACACTATCTACAAACCACATCTTTACTCATCTTGATTTTACTTTGTGGAAAATCCAGCGTCACATAAAGGAAAGAATTTGATTTCTTATAGACTTATTACTGAGAGGGTTCTGGGGCCGTTTCCAAGATCTGGAGGAGCTTCCTGGTGGGGTAGGTGAGAGGGCCCTGAGGGCAGCCTGGTGTCAACCGTGCCAGCTGGAAATCCAGCACTTTTGCCCATGGTCTACCCTAGGTGCCCACCCAGCTCCTGTCCTCAGATCCCTTTAGGTCACCAGAAATGCTGGGCAGACAGTGCTGTGACCACAGTCTGTCAGATGTGGGAATCtgggggttttatttttttcagtgaactGGTGTGTTACATTACCAAAACAATACTTGCTCTGGGTACAAAATTCAAACAGGATAAAAGGAGAAGAGTGAAGTTCACTTCTTTTGGCCCACCTGATTCCCTGTTGGCCCCGCAGATTCCCAGGTCTCTATTGAAAGATCCAATCAGACTCAGGGATCCTCCTGGGATCTTTCCTTTGAGAAGTTGTTTTGCTGATAACTCTCAGCACGCGCAGCCTGGACACTGGGTGCCCCACCCAGCCTTCAGTGTGGGTCCGTCCTGCTGGGAGACCCTCAGTGGGTGGGGCCGGCAAGAGGTGGACCCAGCCTTAGCCCTGGAGACTAACTGTTCCCACTGCCACTTGAGACCTGGGGCGACCACCTCTGCCCTCCGAGGCCTCAAGTTTCCCTTGCAGATTGAAGGCTGTGGAGTGTGACTCCTGGGCCTGCCCCCACTCCAGGGTCCCCTGTGGGCAGCCCGCCCCCTGCAGGGACACTGGCATGTAGCCATTTCCCCGCTTTTCCAGAAGTCCTCCAGAAACCCGTGCAACTGAGGCCACAGCATTTGCCTCTTGGGTGCTGATGTCAAGTCTCCCTCACCCACTTCCTCCCCTAAGCCAGTGCCTCCCCCTCTCGGCCCTCTCTGTCTGCTCAGGCTACCTCTCTGTCCAATGACAATGGGGCTCAGCCTCCTCACAAGGGTCCTCCAGGGGACGCTGGGGCTGTCGCCCCTGCTTAGAAGCCTGCCGGCCTTGCCCACCCTCTCCTCTCACTGGTAACGTGATTCCCACCCTGTCTTCTCTCCCAGCCCCAAGTTTCCCAGCACAATTGCAGGCCCTAACGCTTGGAAGCCGGGCCCTGCCCCtagtggctccccagtgcccggAGCGCCGCCGCCTGCTTCtgtgacctcagtttccttatctgcagaaTAGGGTCAGTAGCATCTCCCGTGGGGGTCCCTGTGTTGGTGGAAGGAGTGGGGAACCACCGTGGGCTGCGTCAAGATGAGTGGAACGCCCCCCTCCACCTCTAGGACCAGCAAAACCAAGCGGGGAGCGGTGGGCAGGTGCGCCCCCGCGCGTGGGAGAAGGCCCGAGGTTGTGGCGATGCCCTGGAGATAGGCGCCGCCTTATGTAATGGGAGATGGGGCTGATAAACGGGATCCGCGCGGGCCAGGCTCACTCTGTGGCCGAAGGCTTcggccggggagggaggggtaggagTGCAGACCCGCTTCTCGGAGAAGCGCCCACGCCCGCCCCCGGGCCTGGGTCTGTGTGGGTCAGAGGCCGGGCGAGGGAGCTGCAAGGGCGGGAGCGAGCGGTCCGAGCGCCCGGCAGGGCCAGGGCGCGTGTGCGCACAAGCGAGGGGATGTCGCGTTCGTCCCCCCCGGGGCCGGGGATCCTGCGGCGACACGGCAGAGCTGCCCACCCCTCTTCCTGCGCTGTGCTCTGGACACCCGCTCTGGCCCTCAGCCCCGAACGAGCCCCCGCTGGCTAGTCAGCTGGAccatgatgctttttttttttttttttttttttcatcgaGGCTTGGTTCACATCCCGGATCATTGCAATCAACACAAGTACAAAAGTGCTGCTCCGGGCACTTGACACACGTGGCTTGCATCTCTCCACCAGCCACGGCGTTGGGCCGCCCCATCCGGGTCTTGCAGGTGCAGAACCGGGCACTCGGGGCGTATAGGAGCCTTCCCCGATGCGAGGCCAGGGAAGGGCGGGCTCGCGGGCCTCACCGCCTGGGTCTCAGCACAGATTGGACAGCTGGGGTTGGGACCGCCCTTCATTGGGGCCAGCCCGCCCTGCGCGAAGTTTTGGAAAACTTCCTTTTCCAATATTTTTCCGACTTTGGCTCTCCGTTGGAAAGAAGAGATACCCAATCAGTAGGAGTGTCAGGCAAGTtgttttaataatgtaaaattcctaagtaaattttcatttttatggaagTTATACGtgcatgtaatttttaaaaaatcaaataattcgAGGAGGTTTATTAAGAAAAACATCACTTTTGAGAATTCCTCCATTGGTCTTCACGTCTTGTGAGTGAGGCACTGACTTCCCTACTTTGTTCCCTACAGTCTTTTTCGACATGTTTGCATAGCAAGCAACCTTGGAAGAGACAGCATCTTCCTCTGAAGAAAAAAGGCAGGCAGACTTACTGTCCATTATTAGCAATTCAGGCTGTCTCAGCTCAGGCTTCTTCTCCTGTACTTACACGGTGTGTACAGGTACCATCTGGCTCTCTTGGCACCACTCTGTGAGAACTGGGGTTCAGGGAACCAAATAAAAGATAATACTACTAGTGCTGTGTCTAACAATCTGTTCTTTGTCTCTGATGCAGgagtcttgtgtcttctgccagcctCCGTGAAACTGTGGCAAGCTGACTGGTTAGCATGCAAGTGGGATAAAATCTCAGAGCCTTCAGTTGTTGACAGGCAGCTCCCCACCTCTACCCCCTTGGCCTCTTCTCCAGAGGAACCACGACCTTAACTGCTTCTTTTGGTATTTACCTCCTCCATGTTTCTGGATTTCTCGATTTTCAAATGTAGGCAGTATCTGTGGTTTACGATGAATATTTAATTCTTCTCCTCCTTGCTGTCCTTCTTCCACtgcatctttccttttttctcattctaCCAATATGCGTAGATCATAATTTGCGTTGGCCAAAAGCTTTGTTTACTGTTTACATAATTACGCTAATATATTCTCAGCTGAAACATATAGTTAACTAAGACTAATTTTCCCTCA of Delphinus delphis chromosome 3, mDelDel1.2, whole genome shotgun sequence contains these proteins:
- the IL13 gene encoding interleukin-13; its protein translation is MRLLLTLPVALGSMALWLTVVIALTCFGGLASLGPVPPSTALKELIEELVNITQNQKAPLCNGSMVWSVNLTANMYCSALEALINVSNCSAIQRTQRMLSALCLHKPSAGQVSSEHIRDTKIEVAHFLKDLLKHSRIIFHYGKFS